In Corynebacterium aquilae DSM 44791, the genomic stretch ACACCGCCGACGCCTTCGACAACGGCACCATCACCCACGGCACCACCAACGTCGACATCACCCCACTACTCGACAGCACCCTGCGCACCATCACCCCCAACGACACCGTCGGAATCCGCATCGGCACCACAGGCCTAGACCTCACCACCAAAACCACCCACCACACAGAACGCCCCGTCAAACTCCCCGAACGCTGGATCCGCGGACTCGCCAACGCCTCCGCACTCAGCCGCACCCTCACCCACCGCTGCACCCTCGACGCCGGCGCCACCCGCCGCCTCCTCACCACCGCCCTCAACGGCAACGGCTACCTCCACTACTCCCGCAAACAACCCCGCCTCTCACCACACCCACTACCCGGCTCCACCCACATCCACACCCTCGCCCGCATCGAACTACTACGCAAACTCGCCCCCTACGCCACCGGACTCAACATCTACGGCCCCACCGACCCCAACCCCCACAGCCCCACCGCCGTCACCCTCACCATGAACAACGCCACCGCCACCTTCGTCCTCACCCCACACCCCGCCCGCGGATTCTCCGGCGAAGGCGCCCTACTCACCGAAATCAACCAACAACACCTCCTCGACACCGCCCCCACCACCTACCACTTCTCCTCCCACATCACCCCCAACCCACCCGCCACCACCACCGAACTCGAAACCCTCGGCATCATCGGCTGGGACCTCAACACCCACCACTTCTTCCACCGCCAACTACCCCCCAACCACTACCGCAACCACCGCCTCGAACAATCCCACACCCTCACCGTCGACTGGATAGACACCCCACCCACAGGACCCCACGTCGCACGCATCAAAAACTACCGCGTCGAAATCAACCCCGACTACTGCACCTGCGAATGGTTCCGCCGCTACGAAACCACCCGCGGCCCCTGCAAACACCTCCTCGCCGCCCACCGCGACCACGCCCAACGCCACACCCCCTAAACACCAAAACCCCGGCGCACCAGCAGGTGGCGCGCCGGGGTTAGGCGGGGGAGAAGACCTCGTTAACGCTTACGGTAGAGACCGCTGCGCTGGTACACCGGGTCGGAGGTCACCAAAACACCCAGGTTGCGGAAGATGCCCTCGTCGACCGAACCCAAAATGGTGGTGGTGTGCACGTTGCAGCCGCGCAGATTCTTCAGCTGATCCATCGCCTTGCGGGCGTTGGCGTCGCCGGCTGCCGACATCGACAAAGCAATCAGCACCTCATCGGTGTGCAGGCGCGGATTTTTCGACCCCAGGTGCTCCAGCTTGAGTTCCGTAATCGGCTGAATCGACTCCTTGCTCAACAAATCCACCGACTTGTCGATGCCCGCAAGGTGCTTCAATGCGTTCAGCAACATCGCGGCCGAGCAGCCCAATAGGGGAGAAGTCTTACCGGTGACAATGGTGCCGTCAGCCAGCTCGATCGCAGAACCCGGATGCTCCGTTGCGGCAGCCACATCGCGTGCGGGCTGCACCACCGTGCGATCGGAGGCGCTGATCCCGGCCTTTGCCATTACCATCGCAACCCGCTCACTCAACGTCGAGTCGAGCTCCAAGGTGCGCTCCTCAACCAAGGCTTTGAAGTAGCGGCGAATGATCTCCTGCTTAGCGGCCTCACGGCACACCGCATCATCCTCGATGCAGTGGCCAGCCATATTCACGCCCATGTCAGTGGGGGACTGGTAGGGGGAAGACCCGGAGATTTCCTCCAACAGCACCTTCAGCAGCGGGAAGGTCTCAACGTCACGGTTGTAGCTGGTGACCTTCTCGTCGTAGGCGGCCAGGTGGAAAGGATCGATCAGGTTGATGTCATCCAGATCCACCGTCGCAGCCTCGTAGGCCAGGTTCACCGGGTGCTCGAGCGGCAGATTCCAAATCGGGAAGGTCTCAAACTTGGCGTAACCGACCGGGATGCCCCGCTTGTGATCGTGGTACACCTGCGATAAGCAGGTAGCCATCTTGCCGGAACCCGGGCCGGGCGCAGTCACCACAATCAAATCCCGAGACGTCTCAACATAGTCGTTGATACCGAAGCCCTCATCGCTGACAATCCGGCGAGTATCCGAAGGATAACCATCGATAATGCGGTGCTTGGCGACCTTCAACCCCAGACGCTCTAGGCGCTCTTTGAAAGCGATCGCAATGGTGTTGGAATCCTCCAACTGGGTCATCACGATGTGCTCCACCAAGAAGCCCCGCTCACGGAAAACATCCACCAGGCGCAGAACATCCTCCTCGTAGGGGATGCCCAAATCGGCGCGCACCTTGTGGCGCTCCAAATCCTTGGCGTTGATGCAGATGATGATTTCCAGCTGATCCTTCAGCTTGTCCAGCATCGCGATCTTGTTGTCCGGGGTGAATCCCGGCAGCACCCGGGAGGCGTGCATATCGTCGAAGAGCTTGCCGCCCATCTCCAAGTAGAGCTTGCCACCAAGCTCCTCGCGGCGCGCCAGAATATGACGCGACTGCATGTCGATGTACTTTTCGCGGTTAAAACCGATGTTGCGTGAAGCCATGGTGCACCATTCTAGTGCAGCGCACTCCCACAAACCGACCGCGCGAACTTTAGCCGCACACCCTGCGGGCGAAACTTAGCCCCCAAGCCAAAAGGTGCGGTAACATCACCCACGCTATGGCAACGAAGAAAAAGGGCGGCAAAAAAGGCGCCCAAAACCCCACGATCGCGACGAATCGCAAAGCGCGACACGACTACAACATCTTGGACACCTACGAGTGCGGCATCGTCCTGGTAGGTACCGAGATCAAGTCGCTGCGCGAAGGCAAAGCCTCGCTCGTGGACTCTTACGCCACCATTGATGACGGCGAAGTCTGGCTTCGAAACCTGCACATCCCCGAATACTCCTACGGTTCGTGGACCAACCACAGCCCCAAACGCACCCGGAAGCTTCTTCTTCACCGCCGGGAAATTGATTCCCTGCAGGGCAAGGTGCGCGATGGAAACAAAACCCTGGTTCCGCTCAAGCTGTACCTCAAGGACGGCCGGCTGAAAGTGGAACTCGGTCTTGCTGCCGGTAAGCAGGATTACGACAAGCGTCAAGATTTGAAGCGCCGCGCTGAAGAACGCGACATCACTCGCGAACTCGGCCGCCGTATCAAAGGCATCAAGGGCTAGAGCAGACACCGCGATTCGTCTCCACCTCTTTCAAGGCCTGTCACTGCTGGTACCAGGACGGGAGATTCATACCTCCGCAACGAAGCACGTTGCGGAGGTATTGCGCTTTTTATGCCAGGTCACTAACATGAGTCGAACACTGCAAGACACTCCCGCACGGGTGCCCGACTTGCAGCATGCTATGGGGCTGATTTTGGTTTCGACTCCGTACATGAAGCCAGGGGAAGCGTGCCGGTGCAGGCTAGAGACCACCGTTAAGCGTCGTAGCAACCAATTAAGCGCCGAGAACTCTCAGCGCGACTACGCCCTCGCTGCCTAATACAGCGACCGCGTGTCTGTCGAACCCATACCCGTCCCTGGTGTGGAGTTCGGCATCGACTTCAAGGGACTTGCTGCCAGCTCGCGTTAGCGGGGGCTGGCGGGACTTCTTACCGCTAACTGGGCTCATCATCCGAACGTGTTCGTCCGAGTCGGAGGGCCGAGTAGAGATCGTTGCGCGAACTGCGCACGGAGAAGCCCTGGCAACGTGACGTAGGACCCGGGTTCAATTCCCGGCAGCTCCACGAACTAGATGCTGGCTTGGATTCAATCCAAGCCAGCATCTTTTTTAATTTTCTAGGCGCCTTTTAGCTGATAGCTGGGTTCATGGGGGAGTGGAAGCGGGAATACGCTGTGTGTCTCGGGGTGCGGTGGAGCGTTTTGCGGGGGATTTTCTGTCAAAATCTGCCGGATCTGGCAGCGGTGGGAGTACGATCGCAGCTGTTGTGGCTGCTTAGGTGGCGCAATCGTCCGTACTGGTTTTTGTTTTCGCATTTCTTTTGGGTTTTTCATGTCTAAAAAGTCTGTTCGTCAGCCGAGTGATCGCAGGATCGCTCCGCTGAATCGTCAGTTGCCGAAGCCGGAGATGCTCAAGGAGTTCCTCCAGCTGGATACGCCTTCCTTGGATTTCCGTGGCCGTCGTTTGGAAAAGGCGCAGGATATTTGGGATCTGCGCAAGATCGCCAAGCGTCGTACTCCTGTCGGCCCGTTTAACTATGTTGATGGTGCTGCGGAGCGGGAGTTGTCCTATGCGCGTTCCCGCGAGGTGTACGACAACATTGCGTTTCACCCGTCGGTGTTGCGGGATGTGAAAAATGTTGATTTGAGCTGCACTTTGTCCGGTGGCCCGTCGGCGATGCCTTTGGCGATTGCCCCGACGGGTTTTACCCGCATGATGCATTCGGAAGGTGAGATTGCGGGTGCTCGTGCGGCTGCTGCTGCCGGCATTCCTTTCACGTTGTCCACCATGGGTACCGAGACCATTGAGGATGTTGCGTCTGAGGCGCCGGGTGGTCGTCACTGGTTCCAGCTGTATTTGGCTGGGGACAATCGTCAGGTTGCTTATGATTTGGTGGCGCGGGCGAAGGATGCTGGCTATGACACCTTGTTCGTCACCGTGGATACTCCGGTTACTGGTGCCCGCCACCGGGATGCCCGCAATGGCATGACGTTCCCGCCGAAGTTGAATCTGAAGACCTTTGCTGATGCCTCGTGGCGGGTGGAGTGGTGGACGAACTTCTTGACCACCAAGGAGTTGGGCTTTACGAACTTTGGTTCGGGTTCGAAGTCCATTCAGGAAATTGGTGGCTTGTTCGATCCGACTCTGAATTTCGCTGACCTGGAGTGGTTGCGTGAGCAGTGGGATGGTCAGTTGCTGATTAAGGGTATTCAGACTGCTGATGATGCTGAGCGGTGTATGGAGCACGGTATGGATGGTGTGGTGCTGTCCAACCATGGTGGCCGTCAGCTGGATCGCGCGCCGGTGCCGCTTTTGACTCTGCCGGAGATCCGTCGCCGCATTGGTGATGAGCCGACGGTGCTGATTGACACCGGCATCATGAGCGGCGCTGATGTGGCTGCTGCCGTGGCCTTTGGTGCCGATGGCTGCCTGATTGGTCGCGCGTACTTGTACGGCTTGATGGCTGGTGGTGCGGAAGGTGTGGCGCGTGCGCTGGAGATCTTCCGCTCGGAGATGCAGCGCACCCTGCAGCTGATGGGCGTCAATAGTGTTGCGGATTTGGATGAGTCCAAGGTCAGTATGAATTGGCGCGAGTTTTAAGAAGTTTTTTCACCTCGGGTGTACCCGCCTCGTGTGTCACGGGGCGGGTTTTTTATGCCTGTGGGTGGGGTGATTGGGCACTGGTGGTGGTGCCTGCGGCGATATGAATATATGCCACTAACTGCAATTATTGGTCTTTCCCTAGCTTTTCTTCGCTGGAGTTAGTTTTTTGGAGTGAATATTGCCTGCTTGTTTGGGGTGTTGTGGCGGGGTTTGGGTAGTTAGGCGATCTAGGTCACAACTGGCTATGCTGTGTGAGTTCTTTCAGACGAAGCTGTTCGTTTTTCGCGGACAGGGAGGTAGATATGAAGCCAGCGAACTCTCGCCGCATGGTCCCTTTGAGCCGGCAGTTGCCTAGCCCGGAGATGCTCAAGGATTTCCTCAAGGTGGATGTCCCGTCTGTGCATTTCCGTGAGCGACGCCTGGAAAAGGCGCAAGACATGTGGGATCTGAAAAAGATCGCCAAGCGTCGCACGCCGACCGGCCCGTTTAACTATGTCGATGGTGGTGCGGAGCGTGAGCTGTCGATGGCGCGTGCCCGCGAGGTGTGGGACAACATTGCGTTTCACCCGTCGGTGTTGCGGGATGTGAAAAATGTTGATTTGAGCTGCACCATGGCCGGCGGCCCGTCGGCGATGCCTTTGGCGATTGCCCCGACGGGTTTTACCCGCATGATGCATGCAGAAGGGGAGATTGCCGGTGCCCGTGCGGCCGCGGCAGCAGGCATTCCTTTCAGCTTGTCGACGATGGGCACCGAAACCATCGAGGACGTGGCCAAGGAAGCCCCCGGCGGACGCCACTGGTTCCAGCTGTATTTGGCCGGCGATAACCGGCCCATGGCTTTCGAGCTGGTCTCACGCGCAAAAGATGCGGGTTACGACACTCTGATCGTCACTGTCGATACCCCGGTGACTGGCGCCCGCCACCGGGATGCCCGCAACGGCATGACCTTCCCGCCGAAGCTGAATCTGAAGACCTTTGCTGATGCCTCCTGGCGGGTGGAGTGGTGGACGAACTTCCTTACCACCAAGGAGCTGGGCTTTACCAATTTCGGCGCCGGCTCGAAGTCTTTTGCCGAAATTGGGCGCATGTTCGATCCCACCTTGAATTTCAAGGATTTGGAGTGGCTGCGTGAGCAGTGGGATGGGCAGCTGTTGATTAAGGGCATTCAGACCGCTGATGACGCTGAGCGCTGCATCAAGCACGGCATGGATGGCGTGATTTTGTCCAACCACGGCGGCCGCCAGCTGGATCGCGCGCCGGTGCCACTTATGACCCTGCCGGAGGTGCGCAGGCGCATTGGTGATGAGCCGACCGTGTTGGTCGATACCGGCATCATGAGCGGCGCTGATGTGGCAGCCGCGGTCGCTTTGGGCGCTGATGGCTGCCTGATCGGCCGCGCGTACCTGTACGGCTTGATGGCCGGTGGTGCGGAAGGGGTGGCGCGTGCGCTGGAGATTTTCCGCTCGGAGATGCAGCGCACCCTGCAATTGATGGGTGTGAATAAGGTCGCCGACCTTACTCCCGACAAAGTGAGCCTGAATTGGAGGAACCCGTGACTGATAACACTGCTGCCGCCACTGTGGCGGCCAAAAACGACTCCGCCGGGCTGGGGCGCAATGCCATTTCCCCGGGAGCGTTCCGCGCGCTGATCGCCGCGATGGTCGGCACCCTCGTCGAATGGTACGACTACGCGCTGTACGGCGCGGCGGCGTCGCTGGTGATTGGCCCGCTGTTTTTTGCGGGCGCCGAGTCCGGCCAAACGGTGGCCGCCTATGCAACCTTTGCGGTTGGTTTCGTCGCCCGTCCCTTCGGCGGGCTAATCATCGCCCACCTGGGCGATAAGCATGGCCGCAAGCCGGCCATGATGCTCACCATCCTGGTGATGGGTTTCGCCACCATCGGCATTGGACTGCTGCCCACCTATGAAACTGCTGGCGCGCTGGCCATTGTGCTGCTGATCCTGCTGCGTTTCATCCAGGGGTTGGGTGCCGGCGCGGAACTGACCGGCGCGCTGGTGCTGGTGGCGGAGTACACCCCCACCAAACGTCGCGGCTACTGGACCTCCTTCGTGCTGGCCATGCCGCCCGCGGGTGCCGCGATCGCGATCTTGAGCTTTTTGGCAGTGTCGAAAATGCCGCAGGACAGCTTCATGGCTGGCGGCTGGCGCATCCCATTTTTGGTTTCCGCTGTCCTGTTCATCGTCGCGGTCTACATCCGAAACAAGCTGGAGGAATCCCCGGAGTACAACGCGGCGATGGAACGCCGGGCTGCCGCGGAAGAACAGTTGAAGGTGCCGCTGGCGCAGGTCATTAAGAAAGACTGGAAGGCAGTTCTGCTCGGCTTCATGTCCGTCACCGGACACAACGGCAACAACTACATCATCTCCATCGCCTCCCTGTCGATCATGACGGCCTACGGTGACCTATCCCGCAGCCAGGCACTCACCGCGGTGCTGTGCGCCAGCTTGCTGGCAATCCTGCTGGCCCCCGTCGGAGGCTTGCTGGCGGACCGCTTCGGTGCCGGCACCATCATGGGCTTCGGTTCCGTCGTCGGCTTGGTCTTCGCCTACCCCCTATTCAAGGCACTGACCTCCGGCAGCTTCATCACCGCCTTCGCCGCCCTGTGCGTCAGCTTCGGCATCGTCATGACCTGCACCTCCTCCCCGCAGGGTGCATTCATGGCCAACCTCTTCGACGCCGAAACCCGCTTCACCGGCATGGCGCTGTCCCGCGAACTCAACGGTGTCGTCATCGCAGGCTTCACCCCCATGATCGTCGAAGCCCTATTGAAATCCTCCGGCGGCAACATCAACGGGGCGGCCGGATACATGGCCGCCTGCTTCGCCGTCACAGTGTTCTGCATGATCATCGCCAAAGGCCGCGGAAACAACCAGGCCCGCATCATCGCAGACGAAGCCGCCGTAGCGGCCCGCCCCGCTACCTAGACAACACGCGAGCCCCGCTGCGCACACACTTCAAGGCCGCGACCCACACAGCACCACCCGGTGCGGGGTCGCGGCCTTGACGTATGCACAAAACCCCGCCACCCGCACGAATAATCAGCGCGGATGGCGGGGCACAAACAGGGCAGAAAACCGCTGCTACTGGGCGGAAGGATCCACACCCGTTTTGTAAATATTGGCGTCCGTGCTCGGAGCATCCTCCGCAGTGCCACCGTTTTCAGGCACCCGCTTGGTGCCGAAGAACAGCAAATTCAACGTGATCGCAGTAAACGCCGCAGTGGTGATGCCCGAATTAAACACGGTGCCAAACCAGGTGGGGAACTGCGCAAACAACGTGTTGTCCATGACCGGCAACAACCCCATCGTCAACGACACCGCGATAATCAACACCGACTTCTCATTCATATGCACCTTCGTCAACGTGCGAATACCAGAAGCCGCAATCATGCCGAACAACGCGCCCGTCGCCCCGCCCAACACCGGAGTCGGAATCGCAGCAATCACCGCACCCAACTTCGGCAACAGGCCCAAGAAAATCAAGATGCCACCAGCAGCAGCCACCACATAACGCGACCGCACCCGGCTCATCGCCAACAACCCAATGTTCTGCGCAAACGCCGTGTACGGGAAGGTGTTAAACACGCCGCCGAGCATCGTGGACAAACCATCGGCACGCAAACCATCCGCAATCTGGCGGGGAGTAGCCTTCTTGCCAACAATTTCACCAGCCGCCAAGAAATCGCCAGTGGCCTCCACCAGGGTGACCAAACCGACCAACACCAAAGCAATCACCGCGGACGGCGGAAACTCCGGAAAACCAAAGTGGAACGGAGTCGCAACTCCCACCCAACGCTCATCACCAACACCACTGAGATCAACCTTGCCGAAAAACGCGGCAACAATCGTGCCGACAGCCAAGCCCACCAGCACCGACGCACGGGCGATGGCCACCGGGGCAAAACGCTCCACCAGCAACACCACAGCCAACGTAAACAGGCCCAAACTCACATTCGCGACACTGCCCGCATCATCCGCATGCCCACCAGCAATATTGCTGGCCGCCACCGGAATCAACGACAACCCCACGCACGTAATAAAAGAGCCCGTCACCAGCGGAGG encodes the following:
- the smpB gene encoding SsrA-binding protein SmpB, giving the protein MATKKKGGKKGAQNPTIATNRKARHDYNILDTYECGIVLVGTEIKSLREGKASLVDSYATIDDGEVWLRNLHIPEYSYGSWTNHSPKRTRKLLLHRREIDSLQGKVRDGNKTLVPLKLYLKDGRLKVELGLAAGKQDYDKRQDLKRRAEERDITRELGRRIKGIKG
- a CDS encoding MFS transporter, which produces MTDNTAAATVAAKNDSAGLGRNAISPGAFRALIAAMVGTLVEWYDYALYGAAASLVIGPLFFAGAESGQTVAAYATFAVGFVARPFGGLIIAHLGDKHGRKPAMMLTILVMGFATIGIGLLPTYETAGALAIVLLILLRFIQGLGAGAELTGALVLVAEYTPTKRRGYWTSFVLAMPPAGAAIAILSFLAVSKMPQDSFMAGGWRIPFLVSAVLFIVAVYIRNKLEESPEYNAAMERRAAAEEQLKVPLAQVIKKDWKAVLLGFMSVTGHNGNNYIISIASLSIMTAYGDLSRSQALTAVLCASLLAILLAPVGGLLADRFGAGTIMGFGSVVGLVFAYPLFKALTSGSFITAFAALCVSFGIVMTCTSSPQGAFMANLFDAETRFTGMALSRELNGVVIAGFTPMIVEALLKSSGGNINGAAGYMAACFAVTVFCMIIAKGRGNNQARIIADEAAVAARPAT
- a CDS encoding DUF1846 domain-containing protein; amino-acid sequence: MASRNIGFNREKYIDMQSRHILARREELGGKLYLEMGGKLFDDMHASRVLPGFTPDNKIAMLDKLKDQLEIIICINAKDLERHKVRADLGIPYEEDVLRLVDVFRERGFLVEHIVMTQLEDSNTIAIAFKERLERLGLKVAKHRIIDGYPSDTRRIVSDEGFGINDYVETSRDLIVVTAPGPGSGKMATCLSQVYHDHKRGIPVGYAKFETFPIWNLPLEHPVNLAYEAATVDLDDINLIDPFHLAAYDEKVTSYNRDVETFPLLKVLLEEISGSSPYQSPTDMGVNMAGHCIEDDAVCREAAKQEIIRRYFKALVEERTLELDSTLSERVAMVMAKAGISASDRTVVQPARDVAAATEHPGSAIELADGTIVTGKTSPLLGCSAAMLLNALKHLAGIDKSVDLLSKESIQPITELKLEHLGSKNPRLHTDEVLIALSMSAAGDANARKAMDQLKNLRGCNVHTTTILGSVDEGIFRNLGVLVTSDPVYQRSGLYRKR
- a CDS encoding nucleobase:cation symporter-2 family protein; translated protein: MTAPATSPQVHPVDQIPPARQMIPLAFQHVLAMYAGAVAVPLVLGGAMIQAGKMQPGDLPYLITADLLVAGIATVLQCVGLWRFGARLPIVQGCTFTAVPPMIIIGGNYGPAAIYGSVLACGAFMFLMAPVFARILWMFPPLVTGSFITCVGLSLIPVAASNIAGGHADDAGSVANVSLGLFTLAVVLLVERFAPVAIARASVLVGLAVGTIVAAFFGKVDLSGVGDERWVGVATPFHFGFPEFPPSAVIALVLVGLVTLVEATGDFLAAGEIVGKKATPRQIADGLRADGLSTMLGGVFNTFPYTAFAQNIGLLAMSRVRSRYVVAAAGGILIFLGLLPKLGAVIAAIPTPVLGGATGALFGMIAASGIRTLTKVHMNEKSVLIIAVSLTMGLLPVMDNTLFAQFPTWFGTVFNSGITTAAFTAITLNLLFFGTKRVPENGGTAEDAPSTDANIYKTGVDPSAQ
- a CDS encoding SWIM zinc finger family protein, with the translated sequence MDNRAFTQTTTLTNTNLHLALAPALTPHGTENTPTFFDGTLHQPRPFIESLRLLGELPKRTYTPHQRTQLADPILSAHGDCLAMEAFSACNSVYARIVYTADAFDNGTITHGTTNVDITPLLDSTLRTITPNDTVGIRIGTTGLDLTTKTTHHTERPVKLPERWIRGLANASALSRTLTHRCTLDAGATRRLLTTALNGNGYLHYSRKQPRLSPHPLPGSTHIHTLARIELLRKLAPYATGLNIYGPTDPNPHSPTAVTLTMNNATATFVLTPHPARGFSGEGALLTEINQQHLLDTAPTTYHFSSHITPNPPATTTELETLGIIGWDLNTHHFFHRQLPPNHYRNHRLEQSHTLTVDWIDTPPTGPHVARIKNYRVEINPDYCTCEWFRRYETTRGPCKHLLAAHRDHAQRHTP
- a CDS encoding alpha-hydroxy acid oxidase, with the translated sequence MKPANSRRMVPLSRQLPSPEMLKDFLKVDVPSVHFRERRLEKAQDMWDLKKIAKRRTPTGPFNYVDGGAERELSMARAREVWDNIAFHPSVLRDVKNVDLSCTMAGGPSAMPLAIAPTGFTRMMHAEGEIAGARAAAAAGIPFSLSTMGTETIEDVAKEAPGGRHWFQLYLAGDNRPMAFELVSRAKDAGYDTLIVTVDTPVTGARHRDARNGMTFPPKLNLKTFADASWRVEWWTNFLTTKELGFTNFGAGSKSFAEIGRMFDPTLNFKDLEWLREQWDGQLLIKGIQTADDAERCIKHGMDGVILSNHGGRQLDRAPVPLMTLPEVRRRIGDEPTVLVDTGIMSGADVAAAVALGADGCLIGRAYLYGLMAGGAEGVARALEIFRSEMQRTLQLMGVNKVADLTPDKVSLNWRNP
- a CDS encoding alpha-hydroxy acid oxidase, whose amino-acid sequence is MSKKSVRQPSDRRIAPLNRQLPKPEMLKEFLQLDTPSLDFRGRRLEKAQDIWDLRKIAKRRTPVGPFNYVDGAAERELSYARSREVYDNIAFHPSVLRDVKNVDLSCTLSGGPSAMPLAIAPTGFTRMMHSEGEIAGARAAAAAGIPFTLSTMGTETIEDVASEAPGGRHWFQLYLAGDNRQVAYDLVARAKDAGYDTLFVTVDTPVTGARHRDARNGMTFPPKLNLKTFADASWRVEWWTNFLTTKELGFTNFGSGSKSIQEIGGLFDPTLNFADLEWLREQWDGQLLIKGIQTADDAERCMEHGMDGVVLSNHGGRQLDRAPVPLLTLPEIRRRIGDEPTVLIDTGIMSGADVAAAVAFGADGCLIGRAYLYGLMAGGAEGVARALEIFRSEMQRTLQLMGVNSVADLDESKVSMNWREF